The nucleotide sequence CTTTTTCCGGTTTCATCATATCAATGGTGGCTATTATTTTACTTTCAGCTGGATATGAATTAGTTAAAGGATGGGTTGCCAATTGGGAGAGAAACACCCTTGCAACATTGacagcatcatcaactacatcGAACACCAATTCTACTCAACAACGCAAGTTTAGAACTCAAAGAGGAGTCTTGTATGGAATTCAAGTGTTTTATTCGTTTTTCCTAATGTTGGTGTTTATGACATATAATGGATGGTACATGATTGCCGTGGCAGTCGGCGCCGGCTTAGGTAATTATTTCTGGGGTGGATCAAGTGAAAGAAGTTTATCATGCCACTAAAAATTATAATAAAGCATACCATAGTTTCTTTTATACTGATGATTTAGGTTTAGAGCTCTTCTGTTTAAATTATTGTTTCTCTAATAGGCAATCGTGAACCCCTTCACCTCTAGTAGCGACAGCACCTAGATAAAGTGACCCTGGCGCCTATTTTCTGTTTAAAGCAGATTTGGAGACCTCTTAGCTGCATCTATATCTAGTAAGAAAAGTCGATTTAATTACATTTCTGGCTTTGATGTAATATCGAGTTCTCGGTCGACGGGgtctttttccaaaaatagAATGCTGATCTTTAGTTGTAGTCaagtatttgaaagttGATCTGTACTTTTTGGTTGAATTCTTGAGTTAGATGCAGTGGTCTGATTCCATTATGAGAATGACAGATTCGTGCCCTTAATGCTGGGCAAAAAAAGTGCTAGAGGGGGATTCAAAAGCAAACCTTGTCGGACTTTGGATTAATTAAATTATCCATTTTTCGTTTCTCGATCCTCTTGCTTCTCTTTCCTGGAAAGTTTTCTTGAATAGCCTTTCAAACTACAACGAGATTGCATGATAGGTCCAATGGCGCAAATCCCAAACGAACGTCTCAATTACGTTCTTCAGTGAAGTTCACAGTTAATCAGTTTATCATTAGGTTTACgagcaatttcttctttgataaaaatCTCCCGTTCTATTTGACGGCGAGTTAAAGGTTCCGTTCACTATGTAGTCCCTTTCTCCGCCAAGAATTTGGGGCTTTTGTcttgaatcaacaagataatTAGTTTGATCATTAAATGTtacaaaaatcaaaagtagAATAACTCAAACTTCGTTCGAATATAAACGCAAAATGTAGTAAGTCGTTACGATAATGTGAGGGCACGCTAAGCTCGgcttatttgaaaaaaaattgggaaGGGGGTTGTCTTTCATTCTTGACTGCTCAAATTTGAGCAgaaataaaagaaaagtaaGTATGCATTCTCGGAGAATGAGTTTCTACAATATCGTTAcctcaacaaactcaatttgaaacctACGATTTTGCATGAGTAACTGCTTCCAAGGTATACTTCACTTTTCTCATTTTTCCGTTCTCATtcctcaattgaaataaGTCCCAAGTAGAGTTTTCATAATAACCAACTATGCTTATGAGTTTTTACGTTTCATCATTGTATGGCATGGTTG is from Candida orthopsilosis Co 90-125, chromosome 1 draft sequence and encodes:
- a CDS encoding Ctr2 low-affinity copper transporter of the vacuolar membrane, producing MAHLQTTMDHDMPMPSHPMPDDMCSMNMLFTWDWNNSCIVFKWWHIKSFSGFIISMVAIILLSAGYELVKGWVANWERNTLATLTASSTTSNTNSTQQRKFRTQRGVLYGIQVFYSFFLMLVFMTYNGWYMIAVAVGAGLGNYFWGGSSERSLSCH